The nucleotide sequence CGCCAGTTTTAAATTCCTCATCAACCTTGTATCTAAGTTAGCGCGTCAGGGATGTCCATTAACAATCCAGTAAGTGAATATTCGCCGGAGCTCGCGATTCTGGAGCTGTCACAATATTATAACAGCGTGCGCAGCAATCATGTTGGTGCCGAAACCCGCGTGGGAGCCGCCGGTTGAACAGGGAGCGGTACAGGGATGAAACGCTGCGACCTGTCGCCGGTTAGAGAGAGCGCAACCTTTGCGCTTGACACCATTCGAGTAATGCTCTAGCGATGGTTATCGACGTAACAGATTCCTGGGAACACTGGGTGCTGGGTTTAAATCGTGATTCGGTACGTCGGCATTGCGGGAGCAATCTTGGAGAAGCAGCACGAGGAGTGGCTCGCGTCTCGGAGCTACCTCAGTCTTGAATCGATGGCCAAGCTGAATCAAAGTTCGCCCTTACTTATGGCCCGCCTGTCACTACACAACTAGGGCATGCAACTGTCACACTTTTGATTGCATTATGTAAACTATGAACCTTTAAACAAACGATAGAGACAGTCAAAACAACGATGCAGTTCAAGGAGGTGTATATGATGGAAAACTCATACCAAGTGGTGATCATTGATGCATGGAGAGGACATTATGTCGAAACTCCGGATTTGGAAACCGAGATTCTAGGACCATATGCGAGAGTTTCCCTATTAAGGGTAAACAGTCACCATGAATTAGTCGGTCAAATTGAAAATGCGGACGTAGTAATCTCTTGGCATACAGTTCCTCTACCTGCTGAAATTATCACGCGCCTACAAAAGTGTAAAGGCATTGTGAGGGCTGCAGTCGGATTTGACAACATTGATATCGTGTATGCCGCCAATCGGGGAATCGCTGTGTGTAATGTGCCGGATTATGGAACAGAGGAAGTGGCAGACCATACATTTGCATTGTTGTTGGCATCGGTTCGAAGAATCAAAGCATTAGACGAGCATGTACGAAACGGTGGGTGGGACTGGCGTACAATCGGTAGGGTTCCGCGACTTCGAGACACCAATTTGGGAATTGTGGGGATGGGGCGTATTGGCACTGCAGTAGCGAGGCGAGCTCAAGCATTTGGTATGAACGTGGGTTTTTATGATCCGTACATATCTGACGGAATGGATAAAGCGCTCTGTGTTCGTCGCTTTGAGAACCTGGAAGAACTACTAATTAATTCACAAATTATAAGTCTCCATGTCCCTCTATCAGACGAGACGAAACATATGATAGGCAGGCATGAATTTAAGCTCATGAAAAACGCAATTTTAATCAATACTGCACGCGGTAATCTTATCGATCATACGGCACTGATAGAAGCTCTAGAGTCAGATGCCCTCAGTTTCGTTGCTCTGGATGTGCTGAGCGACGAACCTGAGATTCCATTTGAACTGCGCGAGAGCGACAAGGTTTTACTTACTCCACATGTTGCATTCTACTCTGATGCAGTAATGCCTGAATTAAGGCGTAAGGCGGCTCAAGCTGCACTTAGATTCTTACTCGACCAACCACAACGTTGCATTGTTAACGGAGCACTGCTTAAAACCACAAGGTAGGGGAGTGACGACTGTGATTAATACGGAGGTATTGTTTGACAAAGGCTTGCGCGATAAGTCGTGGAGTGATTGGAAATGGCAACAAAGACATGCAATTCGGTCGGTTGAGGATCTATTGACCATTTTCCCGAATATACCGCTACACCAAGTGGAAGCGATCCGGAAAAATCTAAAAAGTCGTAGGTTTCAAATTACACCATACTACCTGAGTTTGATTCGTCGGAATGGTGATGGCCAATCTCCTGATCCCGCAGACCCAATGTGGCGCATGATAGTGCCATATTGGGAATCAGAAGGTAGGGAGAGTTATTCATACGACGGACATACAGAAAATTGGGAATTAAATCATGAAATGGTCACTCCGATTGCACAACATAAATACGATAACCGAATTATTGTGCGTCTCTCCAATGTGTGTTATGCCTATTGCCAGTTTTGCTACGAAGCCTTGCGTACGATAGAGAAGAAATCAAATAAGCTCATGTTTCAAAAACAATATTGGGACGCCACGGTTGAATACGTGAGGCAACATCGAGAGGTCGAAGAAGTGATCCTGAGTGGCGGCGAACCCCTCATGCATGACGATACCCAATTAGGCGAATTTCTTGGTGATCTTCGCGCAGTGGGCCGTTGGGTCGCTATTCGAATTCATACTCGGGCACTGACATTTAATCCATTCCGAATTACAGACGAACTAACTGAATGCCTACAGAAATACGAGGTAAATGCCATCGGTGTTCATGTAGCGCATCCTAACGAGATTACGCCGGAATTTCGACAGGCCGCCAAGAAAATCCAAGGAGTAGTACCAATCATGTTCGCGAATATACCCCTCTTACGTGGCATTAACGACAATATTGAGACGATGCATGAACTGGGGATGAAACTATATTCGGTAGGAATCATTCCTCAGTATCTGTATCACTTTATGCCGCATTCCCCTGGAGCATTGGAGTTTCGGACGCGCGTTCAAACTGGGGTCGATATAATTCGTGGTCTCAAGCGTCGTATCTCAAATCTTGCTGTGCCGGAATTTGTGTTGCCACATTATACAGGAAAGCATACGATGCCTTTATTGGCAGAGGATGAAAAGCCACCATATCGGACCTACGACAATCACGGTAATCCCGTAATTCGTTATTCGAATTGGCGTGGAGAGATAGTGGACTATTTGGATGCACGATAACGTAGGATAAAAGGCGGTGTAACAGAGGTGAGTAACATTAGGATAATTCCAAATAGTAATGCGTCAAGAACAATTACGGAAGCGAGGGCAGCCCGCGCACATCTTGAGGTGGATCTAGGGGCTATTCGACATAATGCCGATGTTATTCGGGAATTGTCAGGAGGCGCCAAAATTATGGCTGTCCTCAAACGAGACGCATATGGCTTGGGTGCTGTTACGATTGCCCAAACCTTAAGGGCATGTGGAGTGAAAGCATTTGCTGTTGATAACGCGGCTGAGGGTATTGTTCTCCGCACCCACGGCATTTCAGAGCCAATTCTGATTATCGATGGCGATATACCTGATAATGCATCTATTGCTATAGATTATAATCTTATTCCTGGGATAGCTCAGGACCAACTTTTGAAGGCATATCAGGATGCAGCCTTAGAACGCAGACGAGAAGTCCGTATCTGGTTGGTTTACAACGTTGGGTTCAATCGTTCAGGGTACAAGGATCTTGGGGAATTCGCGCAGTTCGTTACCAGTGTAAAGAACTGTAGCCATTTAATTGCAGATGGAATATATGCCCATCTCACGAATTCAAACGGAGATTCGAAAATCAGTTGGGAACAAATTAAAAAATTTAAAGACGCAGTTGAATGCGCTGAAAGTATCCTAGGAAGGCGCATTCAGACGAGTCTATTTGCTAGTCATGGTCTGGTAAGGTGGGCCAAGAAGTTTCCAACCGATTGGGTTCGACCAGGAATTCTATTATATGGTGAGGACGCTTTTCAAGATGAGTTGATTGAAGAGGAAGCGTTAGTTGCCATTGGTTCCCTCCGGCCTGCAATCCGTCTGCGAACCAGAATCATACACTTGTTGCGTTTTGATAAGGAGGAAGGAGTTGGATACGGTCAGCATCACCAAGCGAGACCCGGTCAGTGCCTTGCTACACTCTCCATTGGTTTTGGTAGTGGATACCCATTCATATCTAAAGATTTAAATGCCATTGTACACGGGAAGGTTGTCCCTGTGTTTGGGGATATTGGGATGGATGCCATGCAGATTGATGTGACAGATGTACCTGACGTGCAACTATATGATTGGGTAACGCTAATTGGTAAGGAAAGCGGCGTGCGTATTTCTGTAAAGGAACTCGCCCGACGTGCGCGAACGACACCATATCAATTATTGGCTGGATTGAAATGTGAGCGCATATATCTCTAATTGAATAGGAGGGCATGCGATGGACAAGAATAGGATGCTGCATACAGAATTTTCGATCGAGATTCCCGCTCGTTCCGAGGAAGCGGGGACATTGGATGAACGCGTTGCATATTTGCTTGGACACTACTATAGGGATCCAGTTGGTTGCAGTAGGATACTGCAGGAAATCGACGCAACTATTAATTCCATCCTTCGGAAAGCTCTTGATGAAGAAAAGTCGGATGCATTATTAGAGATTCACAAGACTCTTTACACAATTTATGAGGTGAGTTTTGCTCATCCCATGTCAGCAGTCACCGACCATGAATATAGTACGTGGTTATTAGGTATTAGAAACAGATTGGAAGATACTTGGTTGACCCACGAGTTGTCCACCATTACAGAATTACTAGATATTTCAAGTATAGCTACTCCAGAAGGGATTTGCGAATATTTAACAGAGTTATCTAAAGAAAAATCGACGGTTGACAAGAGCGTAGAGGATTTCCTCGCGAACAGCGCGACTATCGATCAATTCAAACTGTTTGTGTTATCGGATGGTTATTTAAATTACCGTTTCTTTGATGCTCTTTCATTAACTCAAAAACATTTCTGTGAGTCTGTGAAATTTGAAATCAGCCATCACTTGTGGGACGAATGTGGTAATGGTGTGATGGAAAACGCACACACATGGAAATTCTCCAAAGCACTAGATGCAATGGGGTTATATTTACCCGCAGAACCAATTTGGGAAGATTGGAGACCATATGCCGGGTACAATCTATATTTCTTATTGGGCTTCCGTCGCCGACATTTCTTCAAAGCTCTTGGTAGCTTAGCTATGCCGGAACTCTTCGATCCAGATCGCGATCGTGCTGTTGTCAAAGGACTTGAACGTCTTTTTCCTGATGCAAGATCCAAGTTTGAGTATTTCTATGATCACATCGAAGTAGACGAAGGTCATGGATCGAGTTGGTTGGCCAATGTTATCGCGCCTATAGTCAGTGCTCAGCCTGAATCGGCCATTGAATTTGCAATTGGTGGAATTCTCAGAATGAGAGCAATGCGTCGATACAATGAATATCTCGCAGAACGATTTGGACTCTCAACATTGGTCGGTGAATGTGGTTGATAAGAAGACCTCAATTTACATCAATTGTTCGGAGTTTAACAAACCTATCTCCCTTTATTTCACCTTTTACTATCGAAAGACAGACGGGTAAGAAATTCCAACTGCGACTAGGCGCTAATGAGAGTTCATTTGGTATATCACCTAAAGCTCTTAGCGCAATGGAGGAGGCATTGAGAAGTGCTTCGTGGTACGGGGATCCAGAATCGTACGAGTTACGACAAACACTATCTAAACTTCAGGGAGTGCCGATGCAGAACATATTAGTGGGGAGTGGTATAGATGATCTTTTAGGGTTGGTTGTACGAGTTTTTTTGAATCCGGGTGATGTAGCCGTTGCTTCAGCGGGCACATATCCAACATTCGCATATCATGTAAAAGGTTATGGAGGACAAGTTCATCGGGTTCCATATACAGATGAATTACATCACGACTTGACAGCAATTGCTTATGCCGCCCGGAAACGAGAGGCAAAAATCATATACTTGGCCAATCCAGATAATCCATCAGGTACCTACTATCGGGGTTCTGATATCAAGCGATTCTTAGATGATGTACCAAACCATTGTGTCGTGATTTTGGACGAAGCATATATTGACTTTGCACCAGAGGATGCAAAAGTTCAAACGGAAGACCCGCGCCTGATAACGATGCGAACTTTTTCCAAAGCCCATGGTTTAGCAGGAACTCGAATAGGATATGCAATTTGTAACTCGGAGATTATTGATGCATTCCACAAAGTAAGACTGCACTACGGTGTGAATTCCATCGCTCAAGCGGGGGCCTTAGCATCACTCAATGATCGGGAATTCGTACAGTCTGTGGTTCGAGAAGTAGAACAGGGGCGCCGTGACTACAAACGTTTAGGAGCAAAGTTGGGGCTCAAAACAATCGAATCTCACACGAATTTTGTCTGCTTCGACATGGGCGATGCTGCGACTGCACGCAGAACGATGAATGAATTGCTGAAGAGAAGTGTCTTTGTACGTCGTTTTGATTCACCCCCATTTGATCGCTTTATTCGCGTAACTGTTGGGTCCCCGGTCGAACGGAAGATGTTTGCTGACATTTTTGAAGAAGTCATGCATGTAACCTCTATGTCGTAAGTATTATCTAGAATGGAGGGAACTGAATGAACGGGGTGAAGAGACTTATCACAGCCGAGTCAGTAACAGCTGGACACCCGGATAAAATGTGTGACGTTATTGCAGACGCTATCTTAGATGCGTATTTGGCCCTTGATCCGCATGCCCGCGTGTCATGTGAGGTCGCTGTAACCGCCGATCTCATTTTGATAACAGGTGAAATTACGACTGATGTCTATGTAGACATTACGAGGATTGTTCGGGATACCGTTCGAGAAATTGGATACACTCGTACATTCTTTTTTGATCCTGATTCTGTTTCGATCTTGATTTCAGTGAATAAACAGTCGATGGACATTGCCAGAGGCGTAGACTTTGCTTTTGAACGAAAGAACGGACGGAAAGACGAACATTTGGATTTGGGCGCAGGCGATCAAGGAATAGTCTATGGATTTGCATGTGACGAGACCCCAGAACTTATGCCGTTACCTATCTCCCTTGCTCATAAGTTGGCTCACAGATTACATCAAGCGCGGGCGAATGAGGAAGTACCGTATATCGGACCAGACGGCAAGACACAAGTAACCATAGAATACTACGATGGTCATCCGGTTCGTATTGACACAGTGGTTATATCGACGCAACACATGGATCACGTATCCATCGATCAGTTACGGGAAGATATTTGGCGTTATGTAGTTTCTCCGGTACTACCCAAGAATCTAGTAGTGGATGATACAACTCGTTACTTGGTTAATCCAACTGGTCGTTTTGTTCTCGGTGGACCCCTGGCTGATAAGGGCCTCAAAGGGAGAAAAATCGTCGTTGATACCTATGGCGGGGCTGCTCGCCATGGTGGGGGAGCCTTTTCCGGCAAGGACGCTACGAAAGTAGATCGCTCTGCCGCCTATGCCGCTCGTTATATCGCCAAGAATATAGTTGCCGCAGGACTGGCAAAAAGATGCGAAGTACAGATTGGCTACGTCATTGGTATGGCCGAACCCGTTTCGGTTGATGTGGACACCTTTGGAACAGGCAAGATTCCTGATGACAGTCTTCGTGAAGTGGTGAAAAAATGCTTTGATTTGCGACCTCAAGGTTTTATCAAGATGTTGAATTTGAACCGCCCAATCTACAAGCAAACGGCTGCATATGGTCATTTCGGGAGAAGTGACGTCGATCTTCCATGGGAACATACTGATCGGGTAGACCTGTTATTAAAAACGGTTTTGAGCGGGTCCCATAAGTATGCTTGAGAGCGCAAGAGGTGAGAAGTGTTGAAAGGGGAACTCAATTTGCGAAAGAACGCTGAGACTCAGGGCTTTGTGTATGGTTTTCTTGGAGTATTAGGATTCAGCCTTACATTGCCTGCATCGCGGGAGGCTGTCCCATTTTTTGGTCCGATCATCATCGGTTTTGGACGTGCACTCATTGCGGCCGTAATCGCGTTAACTGTATTATTGGTGAGGAATGAAACTCGTCCGTCTCGAAACCAGCTCGTTAGCCTCGCTCTCGTTGGGTTAGGGGCTATTATCGCGTTTCCATATTTATCGGCCTGGGCTATGGATAGGCTACCTGCTTCGCACGGAGCAGTTATCTTGGCACTTCTCCCCTTGGCAACGGCTGGCGCAGCGACTTTAAGAAATGGGGAACGCCCCTCCATTGGTTTCTGGGTGGCAGGTGTAGTTGGGGCGGCTACTGTATTGGGGTACGCCGTTGTCTCCGGGCTCGGACGACTGCAACCTGCAGACTTGGCACTAGTTTTAGCTGATATCATACTTGCATTCTCCTATGCCGAGGGCGGGCGGTTGGCTACCACATTGGGCGGGTGGCAAGTAATAGCATGGGCATTAGTCATCACTGCACCGTTTCTCATAATTCCTGTATCTATTTCTATATCGTCATCCTTTCTAAGGATACCGGCCATTCCGTGGCTTAGCCTTATGTACCTTGGTATAGGGAGTCAATTTCTGGCCTTTGTAGCCTGGTACACAGGTCTAAGTATGGGAGGAGTCGCTCGAGTCAGTCAGATTCAGTATTTGCAACCGTTCCTCACTATTCTGTTTTCTGCTGTTTTGCTTCGAGAGAAAATTACAGTCGCTACCATCGTCGCAACAATGATAGCTGTATTTGTTGTAATTATGGGAAAGAGGGCAACCGTACGGCGTGTGCCCAAACTCGACAGTTGACTGTCACATAAAATTCCACGAATCCAGGCCTAACGCAGGTTCATGGAACCAGTGGGTAACTTTTTTGTAAGCGTCAAACCGAACACACCTTGCGAGACATCCGCTCTGTCGTCGACAATGTGGAGCAGAAAGCCCCGCCACAACTTCAGCGGGGCTCGTCAGCATGTCTTATTTCCGGCGCCTGATATGGGCGGGTAGCGTTTCTGACCATGGCAACAACGCGGTCATGGCAGCTTTGTCATCTGTGTCCATGTACGGCAACTTCTCTAACAGGTACTCCAAGTAGGCAAAAGGATTCAGGCCGTTTTCCTTCGCCGTCTCCACGATGCTATAGGCAATGGCGCTTGCCCGCGCGCCGCGCGGCGTGTTCGCGAACAGCCAGTTCTTTCGACCTATCACAAACGGCTTGATAGCTCGCTCGCTTCGGTTGTTGTCTATCTCCAGGTGCCCATCTTCCAGAAAGGTGGCCAATTTGTCCCACTGTTTCAGACAATACGCGACCGCCTGCCCAAGCGTACTCTTGGGCAGTACCCCGTGTAATTTGTTCTTGTAGCCAGGTCAAAAACGCGTCTAACACCGGCCCGAGTTCGACACTTGGTAGTCATATAAAGTCCCACGAATCCGCGCCAGGGATGGGTTCGTGGGACTTTATATGACTACCAAGTGTCAAAGTCTGGACGTTCATCATCCGTATCGTCGGACATCAACATGGACGTTTACTATGCCAGGGTGTGCGATTGTGTGTATTTTGGTTTGACAGGTGGTTTTGGCAACATTAATATATCGTTATAAACGATATATTAATCCGTAATGGAGTGACATGATCTCATGACGCCATCAGAAGCGCTTGCCGAGAGGATATCACGGTTATTCTCATCCATATATTTTCACTGTCATCCCTCGTTCAATATTGAACTGTCGCACCAAGCCGTACGAGCGCTCCAATATGTTCACATGACAGGGCCCGTAACGGTTCAGCAAGTAGCAGCTCATCTTCAATGTGCTCAAAACACCGCGTCGGAGATTCTGCGGCGTTTACAACACAAGGGACTCGTATGCAAAGTTCGTCGTAT is from Alicyclobacillus vulcanalis and encodes:
- a CDS encoding DMT family transporter — encoded protein: MKGELNLRKNAETQGFVYGFLGVLGFSLTLPASREAVPFFGPIIIGFGRALIAAVIALTVLLVRNETRPSRNQLVSLALVGLGAIIAFPYLSAWAMDRLPASHGAVILALLPLATAGAATLRNGERPSIGFWVAGVVGAATVLGYAVVSGLGRLQPADLALVLADIILAFSYAEGGRLATTLGGWQVIAWALVITAPFLIIPVSISISSSFLRIPAIPWLSLMYLGIGSQFLAFVAWYTGLSMGGVARVSQIQYLQPFLTILFSAVLLREKITVATIVATMIAVFVVIMGKRATVRRVPKLDS
- the alr gene encoding alanine racemase — protein: MDLGAIRHNADVIRELSGGAKIMAVLKRDAYGLGAVTIAQTLRACGVKAFAVDNAAEGIVLRTHGISEPILIIDGDIPDNASIAIDYNLIPGIAQDQLLKAYQDAALERRREVRIWLVYNVGFNRSGYKDLGEFAQFVTSVKNCSHLIADGIYAHLTNSNGDSKISWEQIKKFKDAVECAESILGRRIQTSLFASHGLVRWAKKFPTDWVRPGILLYGEDAFQDELIEEEALVAIGSLRPAIRLRTRIIHLLRFDKEEGVGYGQHHQARPGQCLATLSIGFGSGYPFISKDLNAIVHGKVVPVFGDIGMDAMQIDVTDVPDVQLYDWVTLIGKESGVRISVKELARRARTTPYQLLAGLKCERIYL
- a CDS encoding MarR family winged helix-turn-helix transcriptional regulator codes for the protein MTPSEALAERISRLFSSIYFHCHPSFNIELSHQAVRALQYVHMTGPVTVQQVAAHLQCAQNTASEILRRLQHKGLVCKVRRIDDERVVEVHMTDAGYEAVRQHTGLDIERLACVLESLQSEQCERIEAGLTLLFNAVRGNEKC
- the hisC gene encoding histidinol-phosphate transaminase, which codes for MWLIRRPQFTSIVRSLTNLSPFISPFTIERQTGKKFQLRLGANESSFGISPKALSAMEEALRSASWYGDPESYELRQTLSKLQGVPMQNILVGSGIDDLLGLVVRVFLNPGDVAVASAGTYPTFAYHVKGYGGQVHRVPYTDELHHDLTAIAYAARKREAKIIYLANPDNPSGTYYRGSDIKRFLDDVPNHCVVILDEAYIDFAPEDAKVQTEDPRLITMRTFSKAHGLAGTRIGYAICNSEIIDAFHKVRLHYGVNSIAQAGALASLNDREFVQSVVREVEQGRRDYKRLGAKLGLKTIESHTNFVCFDMGDAATARRTMNELLKRSVFVRRFDSPPFDRFIRVTVGSPVERKMFADIFEEVMHVTSMS
- a CDS encoding iron-containing redox enzyme family protein; the protein is MDKNRMLHTEFSIEIPARSEEAGTLDERVAYLLGHYYRDPVGCSRILQEIDATINSILRKALDEEKSDALLEIHKTLYTIYEVSFAHPMSAVTDHEYSTWLLGIRNRLEDTWLTHELSTITELLDISSIATPEGICEYLTELSKEKSTVDKSVEDFLANSATIDQFKLFVLSDGYLNYRFFDALSLTQKHFCESVKFEISHHLWDECGNGVMENAHTWKFSKALDAMGLYLPAEPIWEDWRPYAGYNLYFLLGFRRRHFFKALGSLAMPELFDPDRDRAVVKGLERLFPDARSKFEYFYDHIEVDEGHGSSWLANVIAPIVSAQPESAIEFAIGGILRMRAMRRYNEYLAERFGLSTLVGECG
- a CDS encoding C-terminal binding protein, whose product is MENSYQVVIIDAWRGHYVETPDLETEILGPYARVSLLRVNSHHELVGQIENADVVISWHTVPLPAEIITRLQKCKGIVRAAVGFDNIDIVYAANRGIAVCNVPDYGTEEVADHTFALLLASVRRIKALDEHVRNGGWDWRTIGRVPRLRDTNLGIVGMGRIGTAVARRAQAFGMNVGFYDPYISDGMDKALCVRRFENLEELLINSQIISLHVPLSDETKHMIGRHEFKLMKNAILINTARGNLIDHTALIEALESDALSFVALDVLSDEPEIPFELRESDKVLLTPHVAFYSDAVMPELRRKAAQAALRFLLDQPQRCIVNGALLKTTR
- a CDS encoding KamA family radical SAM protein: MINTEVLFDKGLRDKSWSDWKWQQRHAIRSVEDLLTIFPNIPLHQVEAIRKNLKSRRFQITPYYLSLIRRNGDGQSPDPADPMWRMIVPYWESEGRESYSYDGHTENWELNHEMVTPIAQHKYDNRIIVRLSNVCYAYCQFCYEALRTIEKKSNKLMFQKQYWDATVEYVRQHREVEEVILSGGEPLMHDDTQLGEFLGDLRAVGRWVAIRIHTRALTFNPFRITDELTECLQKYEVNAIGVHVAHPNEITPEFRQAAKKIQGVVPIMFANIPLLRGINDNIETMHELGMKLYSVGIIPQYLYHFMPHSPGALEFRTRVQTGVDIIRGLKRRISNLAVPEFVLPHYTGKHTMPLLAEDEKPPYRTYDNHGNPVIRYSNWRGEIVDYLDAR
- the metK gene encoding methionine adenosyltransferase, which translates into the protein MNGVKRLITAESVTAGHPDKMCDVIADAILDAYLALDPHARVSCEVAVTADLILITGEITTDVYVDITRIVRDTVREIGYTRTFFFDPDSVSILISVNKQSMDIARGVDFAFERKNGRKDEHLDLGAGDQGIVYGFACDETPELMPLPISLAHKLAHRLHQARANEEVPYIGPDGKTQVTIEYYDGHPVRIDTVVISTQHMDHVSIDQLREDIWRYVVSPVLPKNLVVDDTTRYLVNPTGRFVLGGPLADKGLKGRKIVVDTYGGAARHGGGAFSGKDATKVDRSAAYAARYIAKNIVAAGLAKRCEVQIGYVIGMAEPVSVDVDTFGTGKIPDDSLREVVKKCFDLRPQGFIKMLNLNRPIYKQTAAYGHFGRSDVDLPWEHTDRVDLLLKTVLSGSHKYA